ACATCCTTTTTACCCCCTACCATGATTTCATAGTTAATGGTTGGCAAAATCAAATTTTGAAATGCATTATTGATTGTTTTGTCCAATGGTTTCTTGGGGGTAGCTGGGTATTGTTGCTGAATTCTTTTAATGCGATATTTAGTAAAGGAACTGCTGAGATAATCGGTGATTTTGTGGAATGTTTCTTCGGGTATGTCCACTTCTTTTATTAAAATTTCAACGTCCTCCAGTACTCCTTTATCATCAAACTCAACGCTATACCATAACCTGTCCTTTTTAAATTTGACTTCATAACTAACTTTGGCGCTATCCGTTTCGCGATAAAATTTTATACGTCTGGCATCTTCTAACTTCTCTGCTATAAGTTGCAAGGCCGCAGATGGAAATTGAGTTTTTCTAATTCTATATTCCCTTTCATATTTATTTTGGGCGTTCATAAATGTCCCTAAAAGGATTACGAAAAAAAATATGCTATACTTCTTCATATCTAAAACAACTTGTTTCATGATCGTTCACCATCCCCGTGGCCTGCATCATGGCATAGACTACGGTACTGCCCACAAATTTGAAGCCTCTCTTTTTTAAGTCTTTACTGATTATGTCCGAAAGTGGGGTGTTTCCGGGAGCATCCTTGTAGTGGGAAATGCTGTTTTTAATGGGGGAATCATCAACAAACGCCCAGAAGTATTTGCTAAAACTTCCAAATTCTTTTTGAATTTCCATAAAGGCAGTGGCGTTTGATACCGTTGCGTTTACCTTTAGCTTATTTCTGATTATCCCCTCGTTCTTTAAAAGAGCGTTAATTTTTTCTTGCTTGTAGGCGGCAATTTTTTTGTAGTCGAAATTGTCAAAGGCAGCCCTAAAATTTTCCCGTTTTCTTAGGATAGTTATCCAGCTTAACCCGGCTTGAAAGGTTTCCAAGATCAGGAATTCGAATAGGCTTGAGTCGTCTTTTACGGGTACGCCCCATTCCGTATCATGATATGCCTCGTAAAGGGAATCACCTAAGCACCAGCCACAACGTTTTAATTTATTTTGGTTCAATTCCATAAGGGTTAAGATAGTACATCCAAATAGGAACAAATGTAAAAATTCCCCCCACATAATAGTTGTGAAGGGAATTTTGTTTTCGTTTTTATTGAAAATGCACCTAGTTGGTGGCAACGGTAGATTTGTTTCTCAAATCAAGGAATTGCAATTCTCCGTCTTCCAGGGCATTTGCTATATCGGCTTTAACATACTTGTAGGTGTTAAAAAATTTTTTCCCACTGACCGATGTAAGTTTGACCATGTCATCACCCAATACTTTGACCACTTTTACCTTGACATCATCAAGACCTTTGTAATTGGCCACTCCTCCACGCTTTATTATAAAATTTGCCCTTGGGAAATGAATATGGTCAAAGGGAAGGTTAGTGGTTTTTTGTATGGTGAAAATATCCCCAACCTTAATATCAGCCGTGTCAGTTTGGCTAGTAGCGGCAAAGGATACCAAAAATAATGTTAAAAAAGAGAGTAAATGTTTCATTGTGCTATCAATTTAGGGTTAATATATAGGTTGTTAAAACAGTTAAAATGATATAGAAAATAGATAGTTAGGAATTTCCCCTTTAAATATTATCATATTCTCAAAATCGATACTGTCAAATTTCCAATTCAAAAATAAAAATTAAGATAAACATAAGAGTATCACTTTTGTTAAAAAAAGTTAAACTTTTAAAAATTAATAGTAATGCTATTATCTTAGCGGGTGTAAATTATTAAAATAAGGAGATGGAAGAACTCTTTCAAGGCGTAAAAATCCGCGTAAACGATAAATTGTATGTTAAAGATCCGGAATCTTCAGAACTGGGAAAGTCTATTGTAAAGATGAGCATTGTTATGATGGGGGAGCTAGGTTTTGAGAAGTTTAATTTTAGAAAATTAGGTGAAAGAATTGGATCCAATGAAAGTTCCATTTATCGTTATTTTGAGAACAAACACAAACTCTTACTATACTTAACTTCTTGGTATTGGGGCTGGATGGAGTATCAACTTGTTTTTGCCACACATAATATTCCCGAACCCACTGAAAAATTGACCAAGGCCATATATATGATTACTAGGGAAATTACCGAGGATTCCAATTTTTCCCATATCAATGAAGTTTTGCTGAATAGAATCGTCATCAATGAATACTCCAAATCTTATCTTACCAAGGAAGTGGACGAAGAAGATAAGGAAGGGTATTTTGCCAGTTACAAACGATTGGCGCGCAGGTTAAGCGAGATGATAAAACAGTTCAATCCAAACTATAAATATCCTTCCAGTTTAGCAAGTACAATCTTAGGTGGTGCGTTGCACCAACATTTTCTCAAGGACCATTTTTCGTCCATGACGGAATGTGGAGGGGAGGTCACTCCTACTGAATATTTGACCAATCTTGTTTTCAATGTACTAAATCAAAACCTTAATGGCTAAAACAGTATTGACCACTTGGCAACGGCTTATTGGCATGTTGCGTTTGGATAAGCGTGATGTTTTTCAAATTTTCTATTATGCCATTTTTGCAGGCCTTGTGAGTCTATCGCTACCCTTGGGTATACAGGCGATAATCAATCTTATACAGGGTGCCCAAATAAGTACTTCATGGATTGTACTTGTAGTCCTTGTAACCTTGGGGGTTGTCTTCGTTGGAATATTGCAACTCATGCAAATAAGAATCATCGAAAACCTTCAGCAAAAAATATTTACAAGGGCTTCCTTTGAATTTGCCTACAGATTTCCCAAAATAAAGATGAGCGAACTTTACAATTACTATCCACCGGAGTTGGCCAATCGTTTTTTTGATACCTTGACGATACAAAAGTCACTTTCCAAGGTTTTGATAGACTTTCCGTCGGCCCTCCTTCAGATTATCTTTGGGTTGCTATTGCTCTCCTTTTATCATCCTTTTTTTATTATTTACGGTATTCTATTATTGGGGCTCATTTACATCGTGTTCAAGTTTACCGCTAAAAAAGGCCTGGATACCAGTTTGGAGGAATCCAAAAACAAGTATAAGGTAGCACATTGGATTCAGGAGGTTGCCAGATCTATTGTAAGCTTTAAGCTCTCTGGTAAAACTTCCCATGCCATCAATAAAAATGACAGGCTGGTTTCGGAGTACTTGGATGCTAGGGAAAGCCATTTTAGAATTTTGGTGATTCAATACGCCCAGATGATTGGGTTTAAGGTATTGGTAACTGCTGGATTGCTCTTGATTGGAGGATTACTGGTATTGAACCAGGAGATGAACATAGGTCAGTTTGTGGCCGCTGAAATCATTATTCTATTGGTTATAAATTCAGTCGAAAAATTAATATTGGGACTGGAGACATTTTATGACCTCCTTACTTCTTTGGAAAAAATGGGACAGGTTGTAGATAAGGAATTGGAGTCGCAGGAAGGAGAGAGACCATTTGCTGAAGGCGAAAGCTTCACCATAGAACTGGAGGATGTTCATTACCGTCTGCCCGACACCGGAAAAGGTGTACTTAACGGTATTAATTTAAAAATTACCCCACAAAGCATTGTTCATCTCAAAGGAGGACGTAATTCCGGTAGAACTAGTTTCCTTAGGGTGGTGGCTGGAATTTTGGAACCGGATTCCGGCGGTGTATACGTGAACAATGCCTCCTTAAAGGGCATGAACCTAAATTATTATCGTGCCCATATTGGGCAATCATTGCTGGAGGAATCCCCTTTTGAGGGAACAATTCTGGACAATATTACTTTTGGTGACAAATCTATTTCACAGGAACAAATCTATTGGGCATTAAACAATGTTGGGCTCACCAGTTTTGTAAAGGAACAGCCCCATGGGCTTCAGACTATTATTTACCCTGAAGGGAAACAGATACCTTACACCATATCCAAAAGAATCGTATTGGCTAGAAGTATAGTCAACAAACCAAAACTACTCGTGCTCAAAGACCCATTGGATCAAATAGCTAGGGACGAAGCTGAAAAAATAATCCAGTTTTTAACAGATCCCGGTAACGGTTGGGCCCTTTTGGTCGTTAGCGAAAGCGACTTGTGGTCCAAATACTGTAATGGGGTGGTTACCTTGGAAAAAGGTAAGGTTGTTAACGAAAAATATAAGTAAGGTTATGTTGAATATCTCATACAATAAACTAAACCAAAAAGTTTCCATAGAGCACTTTGACTCCGTGAAAAAGGTTTTTCATCAAAGGCATTACAAGCACTTTAATAGGTTTCTTCTTGCGTTCGCACTTATTGGGGTGATCATCCTTTTTTTGCCATGGACTCAAAATATTTCTGGATCGGGCTCCGTAACGACATTGACTCCGGATCAACGTCCCCAGACAATTCAATCCCCTATTCCAGGTAAAATCGAGAAGTGGTTCGTAAGAGAGGGAGACTATGTAGAAAAAGGGGATACCATACTTTTTATTTCGGAAATTAAAAATGAATATTTTGATCCGAGATTGGTCGAAAGAACCGGTAATCAGCTTAAAGCTAAGGAGGCCTCGGTAAATTCATACCAAGGTAAGGTTAAGGCGTTAAACGTTCAAATAGCGGCACTGATCAATGAACGAAAATTGAAATTACAGCAAGCACAAAATAAATTGATGCAGGCCAAATTGAAGGTGCAGAGCGATAGTATCGACCTTGAAGCGGCCAAGACGAATATTCTAATAGCCCAAAGACAGTTTAATCGTACTGAGCAACTGGAAAGTGAAGGGTTAAAGGCAGTTACCGATGTTGAAGAGAAACGAATGAAACTCCAAGAGGCACAGGCAAAATTGATATCCCAGGAAAATAAACTTTTGGCGGCCAAGAACGAGGTCATCAATTCCGAGGTGGAAATCAATAGGGTGCAGGCAGAGTATACAGATAAGGTCTCAAAGGCCCAAAGTGAAATGTTTACAGCACAGTCCAATCAATTTGATTCTGAGGCACAGGTCAATAAATTGGAGAGTGAAGTGACCAATTACGAAATACGGAACGATTTATATTATATCCGTGCACCACAAAATGGTTTTATTAACAAGGCCATTCAGGCAGGTATCGGGGAAACCTTTAAGGAAGGCGATCGTTTGGTAGGCATAATGCCTTCAGATTATGAGGTAGCGGTAGAGACCTTCGTAGACCCCATAGATTTGCCCTTAATTCATTTGGGAGAAAAAATCAGGATTCAGTTCGATGGCTGGCCCGTAATTGTTTTTAGCGGATGGCCCAACGTATCCTATGGAACTTATGGTGGTAAAGTGGTAGCTATAGAAACCTTTATAAGTCCTAACGGAAAATATCGCGTGCTCGTGGCCCCGGACGAGGAGGACCATCAATGGCCCGAAGCTATTAGGGTTGGGTCTGGAGTAAGGACAATTGCTTTATTGGAGGATGTTCCCATTTGGTTTGAGCTATGGAGACAGTTAAATGGATTCCCTCCAAACTATTACCAACCACAGGGAGCACAAGCTGAACCGGTCAAAAAATAGGTATGAACAAGTATTTTTTTCTGAGCCTGCTATTTTGTAGTTGTTTTTTGGTTAGCGGTCAACAGACCGATACATTGGTCCTTAAATTCAATGAATACCTTGGCTATGTAAAAAGGTTCCATCCCATTGCAAAGCAGGCAGAACTGGCTCTTAGTACTGGGCAGGCAAATTTGCTCAAGGCCAGAGGAGGCTTTGATCCAAAAATAGATGTGGATTATGAGCGTAAGGATTTTAAGGGAACAGAGTACTATGACCGGCTTAATGCCACGTTTAAGATTCCTACATGGTACGGTATAGAGCTAAAGGGGAACTTTGAGCAAAATGAAGGAGCTTACATTAATTCTGATGAATCGGTTCCTGAGGATGGGCTCTATAGTGCAGGGGTATCTTTGTCTTTGGGGCGGGGTTCTTGGATCAATGAACGCATGGCGACGCTAAAAAGAGCCAAGTTCTTTAGGGAACAGAGTAAGGCCGACCGGGATTTATTGGTAAACCAGATTTTATTTGATGCTTCCTTGGCCTATTTCGATTGGTTACAGGCGTATAGAAATAGTAAGGTGTATTCGGATTTCCTAGAAAATGCGCAAACACGCTTTGTGGGAATTCGTACAAGTGCCTTGGCAGGAGATATAGCAGCTATAGATACCGTAGAGGCCAAAATTGCCGTTCAAAACCGGGCCCTTGAATTGGAACAGGCAAGGGTTAATCTGGTAAACAAATCCATGGAACTATCCAATTTCCTATGGTTAGGTGAGAATATTCCGGTGAATTTGCAACCCAATGTAGTTCCAGAGGAAAATCTGGATATGGAGATAGATCAAACCTTTGAAATATTGGGCAAACCTTTGGACAGTTTCTCCTTGGAAAACCATCCAAAGCTGAAAAGTCTTGGTTTTAAGGTGGACGGACTCATTGTGGATAAAAGGCTAAAGACGAACAAACTTCTTCCTACCATCGATGTTGAGTATAATTTGCTTACAGAAACTCCGGAATTTATAAATTCCTTTCAAACGGAGTATTATAAGGGAGGAGTCACCTTTCAGTTGCCGTTGTTCTTAAGGAAGGAAAGAGGGGATTTGAAATTGGCAAAAATAAAATTGATGGACGCCCAGCTGGAATTTGACAATGCAGAGGTTGCTATTCAAAATAAGGTAACGGCTATCTATAATGAATTGGATTCTTTTGAAAATCAGAACCAATTGATTCGGGATATTGTTACAAACTATCAGAGCATGTTGACCGCCGAGGAACGAAAATTCAGTTTTGGCGAAAGTTCCCTCTTCCTTATCAATTCCAGGGAAAGCAAACTCATAGATGCAATATTGAAGCAGAATGCCGTCCAGAACAAATATTATACGGCCAAGGCAAAGCTTTTTAATAGTCTTGCCGTGAACCCGGAAAATTTATAAAATCAAATAATGGGGAGATTATGAAGAAAGACAAGAATGAAAGGTCTGTGGACATTAAGCTGATTATCTTGGACACCTTTTTCATGGTTTCTGGAATTTTCTTGGCTGCCTTTGGTTTAGAAAGTTTTCTGCTGCCAAATAAATTTATTGATGGCGGAGCCACGGGAATATCTTTACTTATTGCGGAGACCGCGAAAGTACCGTTGTACCTACTCATCATAATGGTGAATATTCCATTTATAGTACTTGGATACAAGGTTATAGGCAAATTGTTCGCTTTAAAAACCGCTATAGCTATTCTTGGTTTGGCACTTGTATTGGTCTTTGTCGATTTCCCGGAGATTACAAAAGATAAGTTATTGGTTTCCGTTTTTGGTGGGTTTTTCTTGGGTGCGGGTATCGGTCTTTCCGTTAGAGGGGGAGGTGTATTGGATGGTACCGAGGTGTTGGCTATTTATTTGAGCAGAAAACTGGGAACCACAATTGGGGACATTATTATCCTAATAAATATTTTGGTCTTCTTGGGAGCAGCATATCTTTTATCCATTGAAACGGCATTATATTCCATGTTGACGTATTTGTCTGCATCCAAAACATTGGACTTTGTAATCGAGGGTATTGAGGAATATACCGGGGTGACGATTGTTTCCGACGAAAGCGAGGAAATAAGGTCCATGATTATAGAAAAGTTGGGTCGAGGATTAACACTTTACAAGGCAAAAGGAGGTTATGGAAGACATGGTGAACATACCGAATATGATGTAATTTATACGGTTATAACACGATTAGAAATTCGCCGACTTAATATAGAAATCAATAAGATAGACCCAAAAGCATTTGTGGTAATGAGTAAGATCAACGATACTCGAGGGGGTATGATTAAGAAGCGAAGCATAAAATGATAGTAATACTATTAAAAAAGAAAGTTTAACACCCAATTAACAAAGTATATGATTTATTTTTTTTCTTAGAGATTATCTTTGTCGGGAATTAATACATAATTTTTTATGAAGAAGAATTTCTATTTATTGCTGATTTTAGGTGTAACTTTTTCCATGGTTCATGCTAGGGAATCTGGTCATAGCTTTAAAACCGAAAATAATAAGATGACAACGAATTGTGATTTAGTGGACTGTAATACTTCTAGTCATTCTCAAATCTCTAAAAAACAGGAACTTTTCTTGATTGATGTAGAAGATGAGGTGGACCTGGGGTTCAATCCATATTTATACCTTTCACCGGATTTTGACCCCCATATGGGAATGGAATTGGATATCGATTCGTTACAACCGATAGAGGAGGAAGTTGAGGTTATTCTAGATTTTGATACCTCCCTTTATTTGCCTAAGAATTTTAATCCCTACAAGGGAATTTGAGTTTAGTTTGGTTTGGTTAGTTGGGGCTGGTCTTTACTTTTTGTAAAGACCAGCCTTTTTTTATAATTGGCTTTAGGTGGATTGTAAGGTATAGGATATATTTTCAACCAATCAATTTCTAAATAAACGATATGGACGTTACTACGAAAATTTCTCTGACTCAAGCTTTATCGAATGCCATTTCTTATCACCAATATTTAAATCTGGTAAAAATCATGGCAATAGAAGGGAAGTCTACAGGTAATGATACTTCAGAAGCCTATGTGAACTATACTAAGTTGAATGCCAAGAGAATGCAGCGATGGGATAAGACACTAAGGTTTGATGACGAGGTAATCAATAAGATAAAATCAGTTTACGTAAAAGTAAATTGGTTGGTTTTGACTGAAAGTTGGTGTGGGGATGCCTCACCAGCCTTACCCGTAATGAATAAGATAAGCGAGCTTAATCCCAATATAACGTTAAAGGTTGTTATTAGGGATGAACATCCGGAACTTATGCGCCATTTTTTAACGAACGGTGCAATGTCCATTCCTAAGCTTATACAGCTTGAACCGGAAACTCAAAGGGTTTTAGGAACTTGGGGTCCCCGTTCAACAAAAGCGACCCATTTGGTGGATGCCTTTAAAAAAGAGCATGGAGCCCTAACAGCGGAGTTTAGGGAAAGTCTTCAAATTTGGTATAATAAGGATAAGGGGCAGAGTATACTGCAAGACTTATTAAACTTACTTTCCTTGGAATAAGTAGGTAATGGTGCCTTTCTGCAAAGCTTTATCGGAAGTGCTGAACTGTGCTTTGTAGGCATAGGCGATAGCATTGTCTACCAAACAACCATTGGATGTTCCCGAGCTTTTTTCATTAAAACTGGCATCCAAAACTTGACCAAGGTTGTTAACCTCAATATTGATTACCACTTTCCCACCTTCTATGCAGGTATAAATAGGAGGAGGCAAACGGTAACCATTTCTGTCTACCAACGAGAAGGACACGGAGGTTCTTCTTTCAGCAAGGTTATTGGTATATTCCTGTTTTTGGGCCTCTTTTTCTCCTAACATTTGTTTCTTTTCCTCCCTTTTTTGGGCCAATTCCTTTACACGCTGCACAAAATCGGCATCGGATAAGAGGTTTTCGGCTATTTCGCCGTTGTCTTCCATCGCCCTTTCTTCCATGATTTCCTCCAACGTCTGTAAAGGTTCTGGACTACCGTAGCTGGGTTTGGCCGTTTCATTGAATGCCATATGACTTTTTATAGCCTCTGTCTTTGCAAGTTCTTCCAAAATCTTTTCCTCTTCCTCCGTAAGTTCCTCGGGTTCCTCTAGGACCATTTCTACCACATAATCATCTTCTTCATCCGCTTGGCCACCTAGATGAATGTTGTATAATACCAAGACAACAATACCCATGGAAAAAAGGGTAATCAAAAAAGATAATTGTTGTCTGTTGAGATTCATGAGTATATAACCTATATTTTCTAAAAATATTACAGCAAATCGATGAACGGGAAATTAATAAAATTGTGCCGATTTATCTATTTCTGCAACATTCGTTCCGAAAAGACCTCAGGGTCTTGGGCTATATTTACGTTAAAATCACCTATTTTGGTTCTTCTGAGCTTGGATAGATGCCCGCCCGAATCTAGGGCCTTTCCAAAATCGTGGGCAATGGAACGTATATAAGTTCCTTTGCTACAGGAGATTAAAAAATCTACTTCGGGGAGTCTAACATCGGTTATTTCAAAGGAATTAATAAGCACTTTCCTTTTTTTAACGGAGACCTCCTTGCCTTCCCTGGCATACTCGTACAAGCGCTTTCCATCTTTTTTAATGGCTGAAAAGACCGGAGGGGCCTGCTCAATTTCCCCTATAAATTGAGATGTGGTTCTAGTGATTAGGTCTTCGGTAATATGTGCTGTAGGGAAACATTCGCTTATTTCGGTTTCCAAATCAAAGGAGGGCGTAGTGCTGCCCAAAGTAATTGTGCCCGTATATTCTTTGGTCTGACCTTGATAGTCCGGGATTTTTTTTGTGAATTTTCCGGTGCATATAATTAAAAGACCGGTGGCCAACGGATCGAGTGTTCCGGCATGGCCTATTTTTATCTTTTTAAGTCCGAATCTTTTTCTGATCGCCCATTTTAGTTTGTTCACGGCCTGGAAAGAAGACCAACCTAGGGGCTTATCGATTAGTAATACTTGACCATTCAAAAAATCATCCTTGGTCAATGCTTCCATTATGAGATTTTTTGTGAATTAAGAATTGGTCACACCAAATAGTATGGCGATTAAACCAACGACTAGACAATAGATAGCAAAATAAGAAAGTTTGCTTTTGCGAACAAGTTGTATCATCCAGGTGCAAGCGACCAATCCTGCAATGAAGGCCGCCAAAAAACCTGCACCCATGGCCATATTGTTTTCGCCATTAAAATTGAGTTCTCCTCCAATAAGGTCCTTTGCAATCTTACCAAAAATAAGAGGTACTACCATTAAAAAGGAAAAACGTGCGGATTTTGATTTGTCTACGCCCAATAAGACGGAAGTCGAAATAGTGGCCCCGCTTCGGGATATACCTGGTAGCATGGCAATGGCCTGTGAGATACCAATGATCAATGCACTTCCAAAACCTACCTTTTTACCCGTATCCTTTGCTTTATCGGCAAAATATAAGAGTACCGCAGTAATCAGCAACATAAAACCAACGAACATGACATTCCCCCCAAAAAAGGCTTCCAACTGCTTCTCAAAAAATAGGCCCACAAAAACGGCCGGTAACATGGAAACGATGATCTTGACAGTGAATTGGCTTTCCTCGTTCCATTTAAATTGGAATAGCCCCCTTATAATCTCCCAAATATCCTTTCTGAAGACCACAATGGTACTTAATGCGGTAGCAAAATGTAAAATCACGGTAAATAACAAACTTTCCTCGGGAACGGAGTTGTCTCCCAAAATAGCCTTGCCCAATTCTAGATGTCCGCTTGAGGAAACGGGTAGGAACTCGGTCAGTCCTTGAACTATTCCGAGAATAATTGCATCAATGATATCCAAATTATGCTTTCTTTTTATGTGGATTCAAAAGAATGGCATAGACCTCTATTCCCAGTCCGATTAAAACCAGGGTAGGTGCCAACCGTATCCTTCTAAAGTTGAAGATTTCCGGGTTAAAGACATTAGGGTCATCGCTACCTCCGCCGCTCATCAAGATAAAGCCCAATGACATACACGCCAATCCTATGAACATGAAAAGGTAATTTTTCTTTTGAAAAATAAATTCATGTTTTGGGCTTTGTTCAACTTTGTTCTTTTTGCTCATGGGGCAAATTTAATAATATAATTCGTCTGTTCTTAAATTTAAGAAACGTTGGGTGGCAAAGTATGTGCTGAGCAAGGAAATAATCATCCCCAAAAGAAAAACACCTACTAAAAGAATTACGAGTATCAAGGGGTCTTCCAAAAGTCCCAGATCTTGAAAATTGGTGTTTACATAATAGATGACCCCCGCTATGGCAATAAGAGCAATGAGGGCCCCCAACATTCCCAACTTTATGTTCTGCCAGATAAATGGCTTGCGAATAAAACTCTTGGTGGCACCTACCATTTGCATGGTCTTGATGATAAATCGTTTGGAATAAATGGAAAGCCGTATGGAACTGTTGATGAGCAATACCGCAATTACGGTGAAAATGGCACTGGCAACCAAGATCCAAAAGCCTATTTTTTCTACGCTTTTGGCTACCATGCCAACCAATACACGATCATAGCTCACTTCGTCCACATAGCTTTTTTCTTCAAGTGTGGCGGCGATTTCCGCTACCTTCTCTGAAGTGACAAAGTCAGCGTTCAATTTAACATCAATGGAATTTTTTAGGGGATTGTAACCCAAATAGTCCACAAAATCCTCACCA
This window of the Maribacter cobaltidurans genome carries:
- a CDS encoding cell division protein FtsX yields the protein MSKAFERYQRRKLISSYFSVVLSIALVLFLLGILGLLVLNTKKMADRSKEQITISVFLKENAKEIEVEQLQKTLAMSEYTKSATYVSKEEAAAQHSKEIGEDFVDYLGYNPLKNSIDVKLNADFVTSEKVAEIAATLEEKSYVDEVSYDRVLVGMVAKSVEKIGFWILVASAIFTVIAVLLINSSIRLSIYSKRFIIKTMQMVGATKSFIRKPFIWQNIKLGMLGALIALIAIAGVIYYVNTNFQDLGLLEDPLILVILLVGVFLLGMIISLLSTYFATQRFLNLRTDELYY